The window TTGTCGGCGAGCTTGCGCATCGTGGCCGAGCTGTCGGCCAGTCCGCCGATGCGGATCGCCACGTCGAGCCCCTCGCCGACGAGGTCGGCCACGCGGTCGTCGAGGTCGAGCGAGACCGCGAGGCGCGGGTGGCGTCCCACGAGCTCGCCCACGGCCGGCACGACGCAGCGCCGCCCGAACGCGATCGGGGCGCTCACCCGCAGCGTGCCGACCGGCTCGTCGCGGCCGCCCGCGAGCCGCTCCTCGCCCGCCTCGATGGCGTCGAGCGCCCGCTCGACGTCGACCAGCAGCCGCGCCCCCTCCTCGGTCGGGCTCAGCGCGCGGGTCGTGCGGTGGATCAGCCGCACGCCGGTCCGCCCTTCCAGCGTCGCCAGCCGCTTGCTGACGACGGCCAGCGTGACGCCCAGCCGCCGCGCCGCCGCGGACAGGCTGCCTTCGATCAGGATGGCGCGGAAGGTGCGCAGCTCGTTCAGGTCGTCGAGCACGGCATTGTCGACTCGCGGGCGATACAGCATCGCATCATCGCAGGCTTCTCGGCCGCGGGGCAATAGTCGATGGTGCTCCCACGAGCCCGGCCCCCACACCCGACCGACGGGCGCCGCCGGGCGGCTCCGCCGCCGCTGCGGCGACCGCGCGCCCTTCCTCCTCCCCGCACAGGAGACCGCGATGGCGGACACCGATCCCTTCTGGCCCGACGGCGCCCGCCTGGCGGTCAGCTTCTCGCTGTTGTTCGAGGCCGGCGGGCAGCCGATCTCGGGCGCGGGCGGCGTCATCCCCGACCCGATCGAGCACGGCCTGCCGGACCTGCCCACCAACGCCTTCTTCCAGTACGGCGTCTACGAGGGCGTGCCGCGCCTGCTCGACCTGTTCGACAGGCACCGGGTCAAGATGTCGTCCTTCATGATCGGGCAGGCGGTCGACAAGGCGCCCGACCTCGCCCGCGAGATCGTCCGGCGCGGCCACGAGGCCGCCGCCCACGGGCGCACCTGGGAGAACAGCTACGCCCTCGATCCCGACGCCGAGCGCCGCTTCATCGCCGATTCCGTCGCCTCGATCGAGAGGGCGACGGGCCAGCGCCCGGTCGG is drawn from Lichenibacterium dinghuense and contains these coding sequences:
- a CDS encoding LysR family transcriptional regulator, yielding MLYRPRVDNAVLDDLNELRTFRAILIEGSLSAAARRLGVTLAVVSKRLATLEGRTGVRLIHRTTRALSPTEEGARLLVDVERALDAIEAGEERLAGGRDEPVGTLRVSAPIAFGRRCVVPAVGELVGRHPRLAVSLDLDDRVADLVGEGLDVAIRIGGLADSSATMRKLADNRRILVAAPAYLDAMGRPATPEDAAGHAFLRYGTANEPWRLRGPKGATASLAAVGRLRVDDGDAVHDWGLAGLGVMLKSEVDVAADLAAGRLERVLPEWDGGEAPVVALYPSARHLPLKTRVLLDALERRVGEMLGGRTGPARRGAS